Part of the Mycobacteriales bacterium genome, GCGAACGACGTGTTGACCGACACGTACGCCGCCCACTCGCGCCGCCACGCCGCGTCGAACACCGGCTGCGTCGCGGTGTCGTAGAGGTGGTGGCTGGTGAACCACAGGGTGCCGTTGGCGATGCCGTTGTAGGCGCGGTCGTAGGTGTGCGGCTCCAGCGCGAGCATCCGCACCGCGGCGCCGCCGGTGTCGTGGCCCGCCTCGTCGATCCGCCCGCCGGGCGCGGCGTCGGCCGCGGCGCGGTCGGCCTCGGACAGCGCCGCGCAGACCCAGACGGCGTCCCCCTCGGTGAGGACGGTGCGCAGCGCGGAGACCAGCCCGCCGCCGCCGCGGGTGACGGTCAGCCCGCCGGTGTCGTCGGTGCGGAACGACACCGGGCCGCGGTTGGACGCGACGACGACGCTGGCCTGGGGCACGCGGGGCAGACTACCGGCGGCCGGCGGCCGGGGCGGTACCGGTCAGCGCTGGGTGCCGGGGCTGAGGGTGTCGGCGGCCGCGGTCATCCGCTGGGCCAGGTCGAGGCGGGCGAGCGCGGTGCCGCGGGTGTCGCCGCCGTCGCCGTCGAGCAGGCGGCGCAGCGTCCCGGCGAGCGCGGTGCCGGTGAACGGCTTGGTGAGGTACGCCGTCGCGCCGGCGTCCCAGCCCTCCTGCTCCGCGGCCGAGCCGGCCTTGGCGGTGAGGATGAGCACGGGCAGGTCGGCGAGCCCGGGGTCCTCCCGCAGCTCGCGCAGCACGGCGAGCCCGTCCATCCCGGGCATCATGACGTCGAGGATCATCGCGTCCGGCCGGTCCGAACGCGCCGCCGCGAGGCCCTCCGTCCCGTCCTCGGCCTCGGTGACGTCGAAGCCCTCGAAGCCGAGAGACACGCGGGTCATGTGGCGGACGTCCTCGTCGTCGTCCACGAGGAGCACGCGAGGTCTGCTCACGCTGTCCATGCTGCGTGGGTTGCGCTACGTGTGCCTATGGTCACATCGGGCGGTTGACTCCGCGTAACGGTGGCCTGTCCAACAGGGGCAGCTCGGCCGAAACCACCCGATAGTCCTCGCCGACGTTGCGGAACTGCCGGAGCACGTTCGCGGGCGGCTCGCGGAACTCCGCGCGCCCCTCCGCGGCCAGCCGCCGCAGGATCGCGTGCTGGATGACGAACGCCATCCGCCCGAGCTGCGGCACCGCCTGGTTGCGGTGGATGCGCCGGTCCAGGTCGACCTGCGCGAGCCCGGCCATGCCGTAGCGGTGGTAGACGTCGATGAGCAGGCCGATCTCGACGCCGTAGTGCGCGGCGAACGGCAGCGTCTCGAGCACCGCGCGCCGCCCCGCCTGCTCGCCGGCGAGCGGCTGGATCACGTACGCCAGGTCCGGCCAGAACGCGCTCAGCCACGGCCGCGCGACCAGCTCGGTGACGCGGCCGCCGCCCGTCGGCCGCAGCCGCCCGCGCTCGGTGAGCGGGCGCTCGTAGAACCCCTTGACGTAGACGACGTCCGGGTCGGTGAGCAGCGGGCCGAGGGTGCCGGTGACGAACTCCGGCCCCGGCTCGGCGATGTCCGCGTCCACCCAGGCGACGAGGTCGCCGGTGGTGGCGGCGAGCGACTTCCACATCGCCTCGCCCTTCCCCGGCACCCGGCCCTGCTCCGGCAGCACGTCCGCCTCGTAGACGACGGTCGCACCCTCGTCGCGCGCGGCGGCGTCGGTGCCGTCGGTCGAGCCCGGGTCGACCACCACCAGCTCGTCGACCAGCGGCACCCGCTCGACCAGCTCGGTACGGAAGCAGCGCACGAGCGCGCCCACCGTGCGCGCCTCGTTGAGCGCCGGGAGGACGACGCTGACGGTGTTCTTTCCCTTGCGCGCCACCAGGTCCGCGGGGTCGAACGCCGAGTGGTGGAACGTTCTCCGCGCCAGCCACTCCGCGCCGTCCATGCCCGCACTCTCGCAGATCGCGGGTGCTTGTCGGGCCGGGGCGGAGGTAGGGGTCCGGCTGGTTCCGCGCCGCTGCGCGGCGCTCCCTTAGCCGCCGGACCCCTACCCCCGCCCCGGCCCTCCGAGCCTCCGCAACGAGCTCGATCCGGGGTATTGGCGGGTCTGGGGGAGGTGGGTATCGTCCGGTTCGGTCCAGCGTTCCAACGTACGTGCACCCCCGAGTCACCGCCGCGGAATGAGAGACCCGGTGGCCCGCACCAGCAGGTCACCGCCCGCGTTCCGCAAGGAGAAGGCAGTGGCACAGGGCACGGTCAAGTGGTTCAACGCGGAGAAGGGCTACGGCTTCATCGCCGTGGACGGCGGCCAGGACGTCTTCGTCCACTACTCGGCGATCCAGGCCGACGGCTACCGCAGCCTCGACGAGGGCCAGCGCGTCGAGTTCGAGGTCACCCAGGGCCAGAAGGGCCCGCAGGCCGACCAGGTCCGCATCGTCTGAACCACCCGATCCGTCACCGCGAAGGCCCCCGGCTCCGGCCGGGGGCCTTCGTGCTCTCCGGGCGCTGCTCCGGTCGGCGTAGTCAAGTTGGGCCGCAACAGACCGACACAACTACCGTTAGTAACGGTATCGTCACCATAGGTTTTCGGGGGTCTGGTTCAGGGGAGGAACGCATGCCCGGTCTGCGCAAGCACGCGGCTACGGCCGTGGGCGCGGCGCTGGCGGCAGCGGCACTGGCAGGAGCGGTACCCGCCTCCGCGTCGGCGCAACGGCACCCGGCCCGGGTGGTCGTCACGACCACCGACGACACCGTCGCCGCCCGCGTGGCGCGCGAGCTGCGCGCGCACGGCGCGCGGCACGTCCGCGCGCTGCCCGTCGTGCACGGCTACTCCGCGGACGTCCCCGGCGCCTACGTCGACCAGCTCCGCCGCGTCCCGGGGGTGCGTTCGGTCACCGTCGACGCGTCGGTCCGGCTGATGGGGGTCAACCCGGACCTCGGCTACGACCCGCAGAACGACTTCGGCTCGCTCTACGACGTGTCGCGCGTGATCCAGGCGCAGGACGTCTACGCCAACGGCTACGCCGGCCGCGGCGTCGACGTCGCGCTCATCGACTCCGGCGTCGCGCCCGTGCAGGGCCTCACCAGCGGCAACGTCGTCAACGGCCCGGACCTGTCGTTCGAGTCGCAGAGCCCGGGCCTGGCGCACCTCGACACGTTCGGCCACGGCACGCACATGGCGTCGATCATCGCCGGGCGCGACGTCGCGCAGGCGGCGACGGCGTACCAGGGCGACACCGCCCACTTCAACGGCGTCGCCCCGAACTCACGCGTCGTCAGCCTCAAGGTCGCCGACCACTCCGGCGCCACCGACGTCTCCCAGGTCATCGCCGCGATCGACTGGGTCGTCGCGCACAAGAACGACAACGGCCTCAACGTCCGCGTCCTCAACCTGTCGTTCGGCACCGACGCGACGCAGTCGCCGCAGCTCGACCCGCTCTGCTTCGCCGTCGAGAACGCCTGGCGCAAGGGCATCGTCGTCGTCGTCTCCGGCGGCAACGACGGCACCAGCGGCCCGCTCACCAACCCGGCGCAGGACCCGTACGTCATCGCCGTCGGCGCCGAGGACCCGAACGGCAGCGTCAACGCCTCCGACGACCTGGTCCCGGCGTT contains:
- a CDS encoding response regulator, translated to MSRPRVLLVDDDEDVRHMTRVSLGFEGFDVTEAEDGTEGLAAARSDRPDAMILDVMMPGMDGLAVLRELREDPGLADLPVLILTAKAGSAAEQEGWDAGATAYLTKPFTGTALAGTLRRLLDGDGGDTRGTALARLDLAQRMTAAADTLSPGTQR
- a CDS encoding glucosyl-3-phosphoglycerate synthase, which translates into the protein MDGAEWLARRTFHHSAFDPADLVARKGKNTVSVVLPALNEARTVGALVRCFRTELVERVPLVDELVVVDPGSTDGTDAAARDEGATVVYEADVLPEQGRVPGKGEAMWKSLAATTGDLVAWVDADIAEPGPEFVTGTLGPLLTDPDVVYVKGFYERPLTERGRLRPTGGGRVTELVARPWLSAFWPDLAYVIQPLAGEQAGRRAVLETLPFAAHYGVEIGLLIDVYHRYGMAGLAQVDLDRRIHRNQAVPQLGRMAFVIQHAILRRLAAEGRAEFREPPANVLRQFRNVGEDYRVVSAELPLLDRPPLRGVNRPM
- a CDS encoding cold-shock protein, encoding MAQGTVKWFNAEKGYGFIAVDGGQDVFVHYSAIQADGYRSLDEGQRVEFEVTQGQKGPQADQVRIV
- a CDS encoding S8 family serine peptidase yields the protein MPGLRKHAATAVGAALAAAALAGAVPASASAQRHPARVVVTTTDDTVAARVARELRAHGARHVRALPVVHGYSADVPGAYVDQLRRVPGVRSVTVDASVRLMGVNPDLGYDPQNDFGSLYDVSRVIQAQDVYANGYAGRGVDVALIDSGVAPVQGLTSGNVVNGPDLSFESQSPGLAHLDTFGHGTHMASIIAGRDVAQAATAYQGDTAHFNGVAPNSRVVSLKVADHSGATDVSQVIAAIDWVVAHKNDNGLNVRVLNLSFGTDATQSPQLDPLCFAVENAWRKGIVVVVSGGNDGTSGPLTNPAQDPYVIAVGAEDPNGSVNASDDLVPAFSSRGSAARRVDLVAPAVHVLGLRDPASAIDQAVPSARVGTRFFRGSGTSQAAAVVSGAVALLLQRYPTLTPDQVKQQLMATATPFNSATADARGRGVVNVKRAVNQSPVSLAAAQQTATPGTGTGTLEGSRGSFHVGDANGLLTGEQDIFGHAFDSASWATATSAGTAWDGGAWNGTAWTGNAWNSDDWTGNAWNGTAWTGNAWNGNAWNDSSWSGHGWTGNAWNGTGWTDSAWSGNAWNGNAWNGTGWTGTGWTGTGWTGTAWTGTAWLSSGWE